The following proteins come from a genomic window of Microbacterium lemovicicum:
- a CDS encoding alkaline phosphatase family protein has translation MSLSLPAEPPRARSLTGVLPQLIASLSGESDWLAPATSAVVFVVDGLGARNLAARAGHARFLSERMGKRDVGRTVFPSTTAAALTSLLTGTEPGVHGIVGYRTRVPGTDDIVNQLKGWETDGLSPHSWQRAQPLMEREAQAGRPCFVVSRAEYVGSGFTEATLRGAEFATARTVAERAEIAADLAARHPGALVYLYAPDLDTAGHKRGWESDAWTTALEDVDGAARTLSDALAPGVGVVLTADHGMVDVPRHRQVLLQTGDDLLEDVRHIGGEPRMLHLYAEQGAQDGVLARWREAESGRSWILSRDEAITAGLFGAIVDSEVRERIGDVLVAARSSIAYYDDRLEDTRAQKMVGQHGSLTDDERAIPLIRLGAYA, from the coding sequence ATGTCCCTCAGCCTACCCGCGGAGCCCCCCAGGGCCCGGAGCCTCACCGGCGTGCTGCCGCAGCTGATCGCCTCGCTGAGCGGAGAGTCGGACTGGCTCGCCCCCGCGACGAGTGCCGTCGTCTTCGTCGTCGACGGCCTCGGCGCACGCAATCTCGCTGCCCGGGCCGGACATGCCCGCTTCCTGTCGGAGCGCATGGGCAAGCGCGACGTCGGGCGCACCGTCTTCCCTTCGACGACGGCCGCAGCCCTCACGAGCCTGCTGACGGGCACGGAACCGGGCGTCCACGGGATCGTGGGCTATCGCACGCGCGTTCCCGGCACCGACGACATCGTCAACCAGCTCAAGGGCTGGGAGACCGACGGCCTGTCGCCCCACTCCTGGCAGCGCGCGCAGCCGCTGATGGAGCGGGAGGCGCAGGCAGGACGCCCCTGCTTCGTCGTCTCGCGGGCGGAGTACGTCGGCTCCGGCTTCACCGAGGCCACGCTCCGCGGTGCCGAGTTCGCCACCGCGCGCACGGTCGCCGAGCGCGCGGAGATCGCGGCCGATCTGGCCGCCCGCCATCCGGGCGCCCTCGTGTACCTCTACGCACCCGACCTGGACACCGCCGGTCACAAGCGGGGGTGGGAATCGGATGCCTGGACCACCGCCCTCGAGGACGTCGACGGTGCCGCGCGCACACTGTCCGACGCGCTCGCCCCGGGTGTCGGCGTCGTGCTCACCGCAGACCACGGCATGGTCGACGTTCCGCGGCACCGCCAGGTGCTGCTGCAGACCGGAGACGACCTGCTGGAGGACGTCCGCCACATCGGCGGTGAGCCGCGGATGCTGCACCTCTACGCCGAGCAGGGCGCGCAGGACGGCGTGCTGGCACGCTGGCGCGAGGCCGAGTCCGGTCGCTCCTGGATCCTCTCGCGCGACGAGGCGATCACCGCCGGGCTGTTCGGCGCGATCGTGGACTCCGAGGTGCGCGAGCGGATCGGCGACGTGCTCGTCGCGGCGCGTTCCTCGATCGCCTACTACGACGACCGGCTCGAGGACACGCGCGCGCAGAAGATGGTCGGCCAGCACGGATCGCTGACCGACGACGAGCGCGCCATCCCGCTCATCCGACTCGGCGCCTACGCCTGA
- the dut gene encoding dUTP diphosphatase, translating into MTETVDVPIIAADVPRYAHPGDAGADLTAAEALRLGPGERALVSTGVRIALPDGYVAFVVPRSGLATRHGITIVNSPGTVDAGYRGEIKVTLLNTDSTEAFDVAVGDRIAQLIVMPVPRAHFIPVEELPDSVRGAGGFGSTGI; encoded by the coding sequence GTGACCGAAACCGTGGACGTTCCCATTATCGCCGCCGACGTCCCGCGGTACGCGCATCCCGGCGATGCCGGCGCCGACCTCACCGCAGCCGAGGCCCTGCGCCTCGGCCCGGGGGAGCGGGCGCTCGTGTCCACCGGTGTGCGCATCGCGCTGCCGGACGGATACGTCGCCTTCGTGGTGCCGCGCAGCGGCCTGGCCACGCGTCACGGCATCACGATCGTCAACTCTCCCGGCACGGTGGATGCCGGCTACCGCGGGGAGATCAAGGTCACCCTCCTCAACACCGACAGCACGGAGGCGTTCGACGTCGCCGTGGGCGACCGCATCGCCCAGCTGATCGTCATGCCCGTCCCCCGCGCGCACTTCATCCCCGTCGAGGAGCTGCCCGACAGCGTCCGCGGCGCCGGCGGCTTCGGCTCGACCGGCATCTGA
- a CDS encoding DUF3093 domain-containing protein: protein MAMQNVPTRTAAPYRERLGPSMWFLVSAALCGPMAALVFVPLDTTVALVVGALVGVAVVALLVSGSPVITVRDGELRAGRAHIPVEFLDAGSWVSGDDAQYARSAGLHPRAWHLIRGGIDAVAMFAVTDPDDPTPYWVISSRTPDRLVAAVRRAQS, encoded by the coding sequence ATGGCGATGCAGAACGTCCCGACGAGGACGGCCGCGCCGTACCGCGAGCGGCTCGGCCCGTCGATGTGGTTCCTGGTCTCCGCCGCACTCTGCGGGCCCATGGCCGCACTGGTGTTCGTGCCGCTGGACACCACCGTCGCCCTCGTCGTGGGGGCGCTCGTGGGCGTGGCCGTCGTGGCGCTGCTCGTGTCCGGCTCGCCCGTCATCACCGTCAGGGACGGCGAGCTGCGCGCCGGTCGTGCGCACATCCCGGTCGAGTTCCTGGATGCCGGATCCTGGGTGTCCGGTGACGACGCGCAGTACGCGCGCAGCGCGGGTCTTCACCCGCGGGCCTGGCACCTCATCCGCGGCGGGATCGATGCGGTCGCGATGTTCGCCGTCACCGACCCGGACGATCCGACGCCGTACTGGGTGATCTCGTCCCGCACGCCCGACCGGCTGGTGGCGGCGGTGCGCCGGGCTCAGTCCTGA
- the sepH gene encoding septation protein SepH — MEQLKVIGTEDDRLVLATESGERFSLAVDSVLRGELRRIGRDRADEVPANRPSPREIQAHIRAGLSAQEVAVLLEARVEDVQRFEGPVLAEREHIVGQALSVPVLLGGDLEPDALPTFGAAVRAKLAEAGASGERWTSWKEPTGWVVKLEFTAGDVDHDARWGFDPRRTTLSPQNADAIQLSRQGSLPDGLIPRLRALEVPAGKDESRFDSGAFGPRRMPDADIESPEVPAPTAPAVENAAIKRADNVSSPSSETADLLEALRRRRGQREPLPGMESETPSRSHSPVALFDALEPGYEETPSGSSVPAQNERAAASGDGGGRRKGRTSMPSWDEIVFGARTED; from the coding sequence ATGGAACAGCTCAAAGTCATCGGGACCGAAGACGACAGGCTCGTCCTCGCGACCGAATCGGGCGAGCGATTCTCGCTCGCCGTCGACAGTGTCCTGCGCGGCGAGCTGCGCAGGATCGGACGCGATCGCGCCGACGAGGTGCCCGCGAACCGCCCCAGCCCTCGCGAGATCCAGGCGCACATCCGCGCCGGTCTGTCTGCGCAGGAGGTCGCCGTCCTGCTGGAGGCGCGCGTCGAGGACGTGCAGCGCTTCGAGGGTCCGGTGCTGGCCGAGCGTGAGCACATCGTCGGTCAGGCTCTGTCCGTGCCCGTCCTGCTGGGCGGCGACCTCGAGCCCGATGCCCTGCCGACGTTCGGCGCCGCCGTCCGCGCGAAGCTGGCCGAGGCCGGCGCCTCGGGCGAGCGCTGGACGAGCTGGAAGGAGCCCACCGGCTGGGTGGTCAAGCTCGAGTTCACTGCCGGCGACGTCGACCATGACGCCCGGTGGGGCTTCGACCCCCGCCGCACGACGCTTTCGCCGCAGAACGCCGACGCGATCCAGCTGTCCCGCCAGGGCTCGCTGCCGGACGGGCTCATCCCGCGGCTGCGCGCTCTGGAGGTGCCCGCGGGCAAGGATGAGTCGCGCTTCGACAGCGGCGCGTTCGGCCCGCGACGCATGCCCGACGCCGACATCGAGAGCCCCGAGGTGCCGGCGCCGACCGCGCCCGCCGTCGAGAACGCGGCGATCAAGCGCGCCGACAACGTGTCCTCGCCGTCGTCCGAGACCGCGGACCTGCTCGAGGCCCTGCGTCGACGCCGCGGACAGCGCGAGCCCCTGCCCGGCATGGAGAGCGAGACGCCGTCGCGCTCGCACTCCCCCGTCGCCCTCTTCGATGCCCTCGAGCCGGGCTACGAGGAGACGCCGAGCGGCTCCTCGGTGCCCGCCCAGAACGAGCGGGCCGCGGCATCCGGTGACGGAGGCGGCCGCCGCAAGGGCCGCACGTCGATGCCGTCGTGGGACGAGATCGTTTTCGGCGCACGCACCGAAGACTGA
- a CDS encoding DUF3159 domain-containing protein, whose translation MTEERPPATDDDPALTPPPASDALGAALGTAARRAGFDPTQGGSTGTAVWRAMGGWRGVLESVLPTLAFVILFTVTLDPATNEGNLWLSLGVSVGVALLFTVVRLATKSPPSAALGGLIAAVAAAALALFTGRGVDNFVPGLITNGVYGTALLVSALVGWPIIGLAVGFLVNDGTRWRRNKRRRRAFFWLTLMWAGLFAARLAVQLPLYLTGNTAALGTLKLVMGLPLFAPLVAVTWLAVRALYPPPPK comes from the coding sequence GTGACCGAGGAGCGACCGCCGGCCACGGACGACGATCCCGCGCTCACCCCGCCGCCGGCCTCTGACGCGCTCGGCGCGGCTCTGGGCACCGCCGCGCGACGTGCGGGCTTCGACCCGACGCAGGGAGGCTCGACGGGCACCGCGGTCTGGCGCGCCATGGGCGGCTGGCGCGGCGTGCTGGAATCGGTCCTGCCGACCCTGGCCTTCGTGATCCTCTTCACGGTCACCCTCGACCCGGCCACGAACGAGGGCAATCTGTGGCTCAGCCTGGGCGTCTCGGTGGGCGTGGCGCTGCTGTTCACAGTGGTGCGCCTCGCGACCAAGTCGCCGCCGTCCGCCGCTCTCGGCGGTCTCATCGCGGCGGTCGCGGCCGCGGCGCTCGCGCTCTTCACCGGCCGGGGCGTCGACAACTTCGTCCCCGGCCTGATCACGAACGGCGTCTACGGCACGGCGCTGCTCGTCTCCGCCCTCGTCGGGTGGCCGATCATCGGCCTGGCGGTCGGCTTCCTCGTCAACGACGGCACGCGCTGGCGCCGCAACAAGCGTCGTCGCCGCGCCTTCTTCTGGCTCACCCTCATGTGGGCGGGGCTCTTCGCGGCGCGACTGGCCGTGCAGCTCCCGCTGTACCTCACGGGCAACACGGCGGCGCTCGGCACCCTCAAGCTCGTCATGGGACTGCCTCTGTTCGCACCTCTGGTGGCGGTCACGTGGCTCGCCGTGCGTGCGCTCTACCCTCCGCCCCCGAAGTGA
- a CDS encoding DUF3710 domain-containing protein has translation MTDETPDDDTLADDTATETRVPLDRAADGPFDETEANPVRPYIDLGGIKILPREGLNLRLEVEEQTKRIVAVGLDYAESTLQVQAFAAPRSTGLWDETREQIRAQIRQQGGRVEEREGPLGPELLAEVPVIAGADAASGKRLARFIGVDGPRWFLRGVIGGAAAADPDAAAKVEDLFRSIVVVRGGTPMPPRDLIPLKMPATPGAA, from the coding sequence ATGACCGACGAGACGCCCGACGACGACACCCTGGCCGACGACACCGCCACCGAGACCCGCGTTCCGCTCGACCGCGCCGCCGACGGCCCGTTCGACGAGACCGAGGCGAACCCCGTCCGCCCCTACATCGATCTGGGGGGCATCAAGATCCTTCCGCGCGAGGGCCTGAACCTCCGGCTCGAGGTCGAGGAGCAGACCAAGCGCATCGTGGCGGTCGGCCTCGACTACGCCGAGTCGACGCTGCAGGTGCAGGCGTTCGCCGCGCCCCGGTCGACCGGACTCTGGGACGAGACGCGCGAGCAGATCCGCGCCCAGATCCGTCAGCAGGGCGGCCGCGTCGAGGAGCGGGAGGGCCCGCTCGGCCCCGAGCTGCTCGCCGAGGTTCCCGTCATCGCGGGCGCCGACGCCGCGAGCGGCAAGCGCCTGGCGCGCTTCATCGGCGTCGACGGCCCGCGCTGGTTCCTGCGCGGCGTCATCGGGGGCGCAGCGGCAGCCGACCCGGATGCCGCAGCCAAGGTCGAGGACCTGTTCCGCTCGATCGTGGTCGTGCGCGGCGGCACGCCGATGCCGCCGCGCGACCTGATCCCGCTGAAGATGCCCGCGACCCCGGGCGCCGCGTGA
- a CDS encoding DUF4193 domain-containing protein, whose protein sequence is MATDYDAPRKTEDDSESIEALKERVPDKLSGAVDVEDADNPSGFELPGADLSDLELDVVVLPPQEDEFTCSNCFLVKHRSQLDHDTAHGPMCKECAA, encoded by the coding sequence ATGGCCACGGATTACGACGCCCCCCGCAAGACCGAGGACGACAGCGAGTCGATCGAGGCGCTGAAGGAGCGCGTCCCCGACAAGCTGTCGGGTGCGGTCGACGTCGAGGACGCCGACAACCCGTCGGGATTCGAGCTTCCCGGAGCCGACCTGTCCGACCTCGAGCTCGACGTCGTCGTGCTGCCCCCGCAGGAGGACGAGTTCACCTGCTCCAACTGCTTCCTCGTGAAGCACCGCTCGCAGCTCGACCACGACACCGCGCACGGCCCCATGTGCAAGGAGTGCGCGGCCTGA
- a CDS encoding aconitate hydratase: MSTVDSFGAKSTLTVGSTDYEIFRIDAVPGYETLPFSLKVLLENLLRTEDGANVTKAQIEALGSWDAAAEPDTEIQFTPARVVMQDFTGVPCIVDLATMREAVEALGGDPKKINPLSPAEMVIDHSVIADLFGSENALERNVEIEYERNGERYQFLRWGQTAFDDFKVVPPGTGIVHQVNIEHLAKVIYDRTVDGTLRAYPDTCVGTDSHTTMVNGLGVLGWGVGGIEAEAAMLGQPVSMLIPKVVGFKLSGAIPMGVTATDVVLTITDMLRKHGVVGKFVEFYGEGVASVPLANRATIGNMSPEFGSTAAMFPIDSVTVDYLRLTGRSEESLALVEEYAKQQHLWHDPSIEPVFSEYMELDLSTVVPSIAGPKRPQDRIELSQSKERFEKDLLDYAVPGAHTVVDAAVEGTFPASDPLGFTPQDEGDSAEPAPSEVSHQHEHAASMLSASPAGVSKPTTVTLEDGQTFTLDHGAVTIAAITSCTNTSNPSVMLAAGLLARNAVRKGLKAKPWVKTTLAPGSKVVTDYYEKAGLTQDLEDLGFYTVGYGCTTCIGNSGPLIEEVSAAINQNDLAVTAVLSGNRNFEGRINPDVKMNYLASPPLVIAYSLAGSMNFDFETDPLGRDRDGNDVFLKDIWPDAAEVQSTIDSSINTEMFTHQYASVFEGDERWQTLPTPTGDVFEWDESSTYVRKPPYFEGMTMELTPVRDIEGARVMATLLDSVTTDHISPAGNIKVDSPAGQYLAEHGVERKDFNSYGSRRGNHEVMIRGTFANIRLKNQLVRSVNDGNEVEGGYTRDFTQEGGPQSFIYDASQHYQEAGTPLVIFGGKEYGSGSSRDWAAKGTSLLGVKAVITESFERIHRSNLIGMGVVPLQFPAGESWASLGLDGTEIVSIAGLEQLNEGTTPKTVRVTAAPSEFSAPGKETVEFDAVVRIDTPGEADYYRNGGILQYVLRSLV, from the coding sequence GTGTCCACTGTTGACAGCTTCGGTGCCAAGAGCACCCTGACGGTCGGCAGCACCGACTACGAGATCTTCCGCATCGACGCGGTGCCGGGCTACGAGACGCTGCCCTTCAGCCTCAAGGTGCTGCTCGAGAACCTGCTCCGCACCGAGGACGGCGCCAACGTCACGAAGGCGCAGATCGAGGCGCTGGGATCGTGGGATGCCGCGGCCGAGCCCGACACCGAGATCCAGTTCACGCCGGCGCGCGTCGTCATGCAGGACTTCACCGGTGTTCCCTGCATCGTCGACCTCGCCACCATGCGCGAGGCCGTCGAGGCTCTGGGCGGCGACCCCAAGAAGATCAACCCGCTCTCGCCGGCCGAGATGGTCATCGACCACTCCGTCATCGCCGACCTGTTCGGCAGCGAGAACGCGCTGGAGCGCAACGTCGAGATCGAGTACGAGCGCAACGGCGAGCGCTACCAGTTCCTGCGATGGGGCCAGACCGCCTTCGACGACTTCAAGGTCGTCCCGCCGGGCACCGGCATCGTGCACCAGGTCAACATCGAGCACCTGGCGAAGGTCATCTACGACCGCACCGTGGACGGCACGCTGCGCGCGTACCCCGACACGTGCGTCGGCACCGACTCGCACACCACGATGGTGAACGGGCTCGGCGTGCTGGGCTGGGGCGTCGGCGGCATCGAGGCCGAGGCCGCGATGCTCGGCCAGCCCGTCTCCATGCTGATCCCCAAGGTCGTGGGCTTCAAGCTGTCCGGCGCGATCCCCATGGGTGTCACCGCGACCGACGTGGTGCTCACGATCACCGACATGCTGCGCAAGCACGGCGTGGTCGGCAAGTTCGTCGAGTTCTACGGGGAGGGCGTGGCCAGCGTGCCGCTGGCCAACCGCGCCACCATCGGCAACATGAGCCCCGAGTTCGGCTCGACGGCCGCCATGTTCCCCATCGACTCCGTCACGGTGGACTACCTGCGCCTCACCGGCCGCAGCGAGGAGTCCCTCGCCCTGGTCGAGGAGTACGCCAAGCAGCAGCACCTGTGGCACGACCCCTCGATCGAGCCGGTGTTCAGCGAGTACATGGAGCTGGATCTCTCCACGGTCGTCCCCTCGATCGCCGGCCCGAAGCGCCCGCAGGACCGCATCGAGCTGTCGCAGTCCAAGGAGCGCTTCGAGAAGGACCTCCTGGACTACGCCGTCCCCGGCGCGCACACCGTCGTGGACGCGGCCGTCGAGGGCACGTTCCCCGCCTCCGACCCGCTCGGCTTCACGCCGCAGGACGAGGGCGACAGCGCCGAGCCCGCCCCCTCCGAGGTGAGCCACCAGCACGAGCACGCCGCCAGCATGCTGAGCGCTTCGCCGGCCGGAGTCTCGAAGCCGACGACCGTGACGCTCGAGGACGGCCAGACGTTCACCCTGGACCACGGCGCCGTCACGATCGCCGCCATCACGTCGTGCACGAACACGTCGAACCCGTCCGTGATGCTCGCCGCGGGCCTGCTGGCCCGCAACGCGGTGCGCAAGGGACTCAAGGCCAAGCCGTGGGTCAAGACCACCCTGGCCCCGGGCTCGAAGGTCGTCACCGACTACTACGAGAAGGCCGGCCTCACGCAGGACCTCGAGGACCTGGGCTTCTATACGGTCGGCTACGGCTGCACCACGTGCATCGGCAACTCCGGGCCGCTCATCGAGGAGGTCTCGGCGGCGATCAACCAGAACGACCTCGCCGTGACGGCGGTGCTCTCGGGCAACCGCAACTTCGAGGGCCGCATCAACCCCGACGTCAAGATGAACTACCTCGCCAGCCCGCCGCTGGTGATCGCGTACTCGCTCGCCGGATCGATGAACTTCGACTTCGAGACCGACCCCCTCGGGCGCGACCGCGACGGCAACGACGTCTTCCTCAAGGACATCTGGCCCGACGCCGCCGAGGTGCAGTCCACGATCGACTCGTCGATCAACACGGAGATGTTCACGCACCAGTACGCGAGCGTGTTCGAGGGCGACGAGCGCTGGCAGACGCTGCCGACGCCCACCGGCGACGTCTTCGAGTGGGACGAGTCCTCGACCTACGTCCGCAAGCCCCCGTACTTCGAGGGCATGACGATGGAGCTGACCCCGGTCCGCGACATCGAGGGCGCGCGCGTCATGGCGACGCTGCTGGACTCGGTCACGACCGACCACATCAGCCCGGCCGGCAACATCAAGGTCGACAGCCCGGCGGGGCAGTACCTGGCCGAGCACGGCGTGGAGCGCAAGGACTTCAACTCCTACGGCTCGCGCCGCGGCAACCACGAGGTCATGATCCGCGGCACGTTCGCGAACATCCGCCTGAAGAACCAGCTCGTGCGCTCCGTCAACGACGGCAACGAGGTGGAGGGCGGCTACACCCGCGACTTCACCCAGGAGGGCGGACCGCAGTCGTTCATCTACGACGCGAGTCAGCACTATCAGGAGGCCGGCACGCCGCTGGTGATCTTCGGCGGCAAGGAGTACGGCTCCGGCTCGTCGCGCGACTGGGCGGCCAAGGGCACGAGCCTGCTGGGCGTCAAGGCCGTCATCACCGAGAGCTTCGAGCGCATCCACCGCTCGAACCTCATCGGCATGGGCGTCGTCCCGTTGCAGTTCCCCGCCGGCGAGAGCTGGGCCTCGCTGGGCCTGGACGGCACCGAGATCGTCTCGATCGCGGGCCTGGAGCAGCTGAACGAGGGCACCACGCCCAAGACGGTGCGCGTCACCGCCGCCCCGAGCGAGTTCTCGGCTCCCGGCAAGGAGACGGTCGAGTTCGACGCCGTCGTGCGCATCGACACGCCGGGCGAGGCGGACTACTACCGCAACGGCGGCATCCTGCAGTACGTGCTGCGCTCGCTGGTCTGA
- the dxs gene encoding 1-deoxy-D-xylulose-5-phosphate synthase, translating into MPRLGSIGGPRDLDALSVEELEDLAQEIRDFLIENVSRTGGHLGPNLGVVELTLAMHRVFDSPNDPMIFDTGHQSYVHKLLTGRQDFSRLRSRGGLAGYPQRSESPHDVVESSHASSSLSWADGVSRALTRTGRKDRHVVAVVGDGSLTGGMTWEALNNISDENDRNLVIIVNDNGRSYAPTIGGMARYLNRVRTAETYRHLHEGSATLFGRLGPAARAVYRGVRGGTHGFLSRFTNNAALYSNLDIKYLGPVDGHDIGVMLETLELAKSYGAPVIVHAITEKGRGYQPALDDEADQFHAVGKIDPLTGAAVGGAGSPAWGDVFAEELLAIGEEREDVVGITAAMLRPTGLLPFAQRFPDRVYDVGIAEQHAVASAAGLAFGGLHPVVAIYATFMNRAFDQVMMDVALHRAGVTFVLDRAGVTGPDGPSHHGIWDLAMLQIVPHIRIAVPRDEARLREELREAVAVDDAPTVVRFPKGSVGADLPAVERLSDGVDVLVQSDAKDVLIVGIGPMAHLAVDVAGRLRAQGIGATVVDPRWVVPVQPSIVDLAASHRLVITIEDGIRVGGVGTRVRQVLREAGVDTAVDELGLPDEFIDHATREQILEDAGLTAAKIAQDVVSQVLGTRIPKARPEGSDLSAVDDWESTPPRP; encoded by the coding sequence ATGCCGCGACTGGGCTCCATCGGAGGTCCGCGCGACCTCGACGCACTGAGCGTGGAAGAGCTCGAGGATCTCGCTCAGGAGATCCGGGACTTCCTCATCGAGAACGTCTCCCGCACCGGCGGGCACCTCGGACCCAACCTCGGCGTCGTCGAGCTGACCCTCGCGATGCACCGCGTCTTCGACTCGCCGAACGACCCGATGATCTTCGACACGGGCCACCAGTCCTACGTGCACAAGCTGCTCACCGGGCGCCAGGACTTCTCGCGACTGCGGTCGCGCGGCGGCCTCGCCGGCTACCCGCAGCGCTCGGAGAGCCCGCACGACGTCGTGGAGTCCTCCCACGCGTCCAGTTCGCTCAGCTGGGCGGACGGCGTCTCACGCGCCCTCACCCGCACCGGCCGGAAGGACCGCCACGTGGTCGCCGTGGTCGGCGACGGATCCCTCACGGGCGGCATGACGTGGGAGGCGCTCAACAACATCTCCGACGAAAACGATCGCAACCTGGTCATCATCGTCAACGACAACGGCCGCTCCTACGCCCCGACGATCGGCGGCATGGCGCGCTACCTCAACCGCGTGCGCACGGCGGAGACCTACCGCCACCTGCACGAGGGATCGGCCACGCTCTTCGGTCGCCTCGGTCCCGCGGCCCGCGCCGTCTACCGCGGCGTCCGCGGCGGCACCCACGGGTTCCTGTCCCGCTTCACGAACAACGCCGCGCTGTACTCGAATCTCGACATCAAGTACCTCGGCCCCGTCGACGGCCACGACATCGGCGTGATGCTGGAGACCCTCGAGCTCGCCAAGAGCTACGGCGCCCCCGTGATCGTGCACGCCATCACCGAGAAAGGCCGCGGCTATCAGCCGGCCCTCGACGACGAGGCCGACCAGTTCCACGCGGTCGGAAAGATCGATCCGCTCACCGGCGCGGCCGTCGGCGGAGCGGGGAGCCCGGCCTGGGGTGACGTCTTCGCCGAGGAGCTCCTCGCGATCGGCGAGGAGCGCGAGGATGTCGTCGGCATCACGGCCGCGATGCTGCGACCCACCGGCCTCCTGCCGTTCGCCCAGCGCTTCCCCGACCGCGTCTACGACGTCGGCATCGCGGAGCAGCACGCCGTCGCCTCTGCGGCCGGACTCGCGTTCGGCGGCCTGCACCCGGTCGTCGCCATCTACGCCACGTTCATGAACCGCGCCTTCGACCAGGTCATGATGGATGTCGCACTGCACCGCGCGGGCGTCACCTTCGTGCTCGACCGCGCCGGCGTCACCGGCCCCGACGGTCCGAGCCACCACGGCATCTGGGACCTCGCCATGCTGCAGATCGTGCCGCACATCCGCATCGCGGTGCCGCGCGACGAGGCCCGCCTGCGCGAGGAGCTCCGCGAAGCGGTCGCCGTGGACGATGCGCCCACCGTGGTGCGCTTCCCCAAGGGCTCGGTCGGCGCCGACCTGCCCGCGGTGGAGCGTCTCTCCGACGGCGTCGACGTGCTCGTGCAGTCCGATGCCAAGGACGTCCTCATCGTCGGCATCGGCCCGATGGCCCACCTCGCCGTCGACGTGGCCGGGCGCCTGCGCGCGCAGGGCATCGGCGCCACGGTCGTCGACCCCCGGTGGGTCGTGCCCGTTCAGCCGTCGATCGTCGATCTCGCGGCATCCCACCGCCTCGTCATCACCATCGAGGACGGCATCCGCGTCGGCGGAGTCGGCACGCGCGTGCGGCAGGTGCTGCGCGAGGCGGGCGTCGACACCGCCGTGGACGAACTGGGCCTGCCCGACGAGTTCATCGACCACGCGACCCGCGAGCAGATCCTCGAGGACGCGGGTCTCACGGCCGCGAAGATCGCGCAGGACGTCGTCTCGCAGGTGCTCGGGACCCGCATCCCCAAGGCCCGTCCGGAGGGCAGCGACCTGTCTGCGGTCGACGACTGGGAGAGCACCCCGCCGCGGCCGTAG